A genome region from Bacteroidota bacterium includes the following:
- a CDS encoding glycosyltransferase encodes MKLFVITSRIPWPLEKGDKLRMYHQLRLLAQEHEIILCALNDGKLHPDADAELRKFCKHIHYIHYSKLTLGLNLVRTLFGKLPFQVGYFWHRKAQKLVDSFITFYKPDLIYCQLIRTSEYARKHKRVPKVLDYMDVFSKGTERRMEKVAPWKRWIFKMEWMRLLNYERDVFTDFDGHLIISDQDRHLLPVADQQRIEVIQNGVDMNFFHPMEVPKTYDILFNGNMSYPPNVESAQYLVQKILPLVHARRPGVNVLISGATPSAAVLALKSTHVTVTGWVDDVRTGFAQSRMLVAPMQSSIGLQNKLLEAMAMRMPCLTTTLSNNALKAEAGHQIIVADTPEAFAEAILTLLDHTDKANVLAQAGYEFVKQQFSWEGSIRKLNAVFEAAVNSKK; translated from the coding sequence ATGAAACTGTTTGTCATTACATCGCGCATTCCGTGGCCGCTCGAAAAGGGCGACAAACTGCGTATGTATCATCAGCTACGCTTACTGGCACAGGAACATGAAATTATTCTTTGCGCACTGAACGACGGCAAACTGCACCCCGATGCCGATGCCGAACTACGTAAATTCTGCAAACACATTCATTACATCCATTATTCGAAACTCACGCTGGGCTTAAATCTTGTGCGCACACTTTTCGGAAAACTACCTTTTCAGGTGGGATATTTCTGGCACCGGAAAGCGCAAAAATTAGTGGACAGTTTCATTACATTCTACAAACCTGATCTGATTTACTGCCAGCTTATTCGTACCAGCGAGTATGCACGCAAACATAAACGTGTGCCGAAAGTATTGGATTATATGGATGTATTTTCCAAAGGTACCGAGCGGCGGATGGAAAAAGTAGCGCCGTGGAAACGCTGGATTTTTAAGATGGAATGGATGCGTTTGCTGAACTACGAACGCGACGTTTTTACTGATTTTGACGGCCATCTTATTATTTCCGATCAGGACAGGCATTTGTTACCCGTAGCGGATCAGCAGCGGATTGAAGTGATACAGAACGGGGTGGATATGAATTTTTTTCACCCGATGGAAGTACCCAAAACGTACGACATACTTTTTAACGGCAACATGAGCTATCCGCCCAATGTGGAAAGCGCACAGTATCTGGTACAGAAAATTCTTCCGCTCGTGCATGCCCGCAGGCCCGGTGTAAATGTGCTTATTTCAGGCGCCACTCCTTCTGCTGCGGTGCTGGCGTTGAAAAGTACACATGTAACTGTAACCGGCTGGGTTGATGATGTGCGAACAGGTTTTGCGCAAAGCCGTATGCTGGTAGCACCCATGCAGTCGAGCATTGGCCTGCAAAACAAATTGCTTGAAGCAATGGCCATGCGTATGCCCTGCCTTACTACTACGCTCTCCAACAATGCGCTCAAAGCCGAAGCCGGGCACCAGATTATTGTAGCCGATACACCCGAAGCATTTGCCGAAGCAATTCTTACCCTGCTTGATCATACCGATAAAGCCAATGTACTTGCACAGGCCGGTTATGAATTTGTGAAGCAGCAATTTAGCTGGGAAGGCAGTATCCGTAAACTGAACGCGGTATTTGAAGCTGCCGTAAATTCGAAAAAATGA
- a CDS encoding glycosyltransferase, whose amino-acid sequence MRILQLCLKPPLPAVDGGCVAMQSITEGLLEAGHQVKILTLHTHKHPFQPDAIPPAFREATAIEAVFADTRVKPFSLLLSLAGRSSYNLSRFDVPAFHTKLTALLAKDEFDVIHLESLYMTPYIATIRQHSKVPVVVRTHNAEHQLWQRQAAENRSWLKRLIFNRIAAQLKKAEQHYLAQADGLAAIAQTDAQLLSRLLHERIPVEYIPFALNLPAPDTSIKKQPFTLAHIGAMDWAPTAEGVRWLCREVWPLIYEINPEARLLLAGRHLREDDLQWSGPGIVVLGEVENAHRFIQQAAVVAVPARSGSGVRIKLAEALALGAAVVSTTTGAEGIPVHEHEHVLLADDARAFAHAVIRLFEHPETAGKLGENARNLAAETLNRHRATEKLCDFYTRITRH is encoded by the coding sequence ATGCGCATCCTTCAACTTTGCCTTAAACCACCGCTGCCTGCTGTTGACGGCGGCTGTGTAGCTATGCAAAGCATTACGGAAGGGCTGCTGGAAGCCGGCCACCAGGTGAAGATTCTTACATTGCATACCCATAAGCATCCGTTTCAGCCCGATGCCATTCCGCCGGCTTTTCGCGAAGCCACCGCTATTGAAGCTGTTTTTGCAGATACGCGGGTGAAGCCGTTTTCGCTGCTGCTCAGCTTAGCGGGGCGCAGTTCATACAACCTCAGTCGTTTTGATGTGCCGGCTTTTCATACCAAACTTACCGCGCTGCTTGCGAAGGATGAGTTTGATGTGATCCATCTTGAAAGTTTGTACATGACGCCGTACATCGCCACCATCAGGCAGCACAGCAAAGTGCCGGTAGTGGTGCGCACACACAACGCCGAACATCAGCTCTGGCAGCGGCAGGCCGCCGAAAACCGGTCGTGGCTGAAACGGCTTATATTTAATCGTATTGCTGCACAGCTGAAAAAAGCCGAGCAGCATTATCTGGCTCAGGCCGACGGCCTTGCGGCCATTGCCCAAACTGATGCACAACTGCTTAGCCGCCTGCTGCACGAGCGCATACCGGTTGAATACATTCCTTTTGCACTCAATCTGCCCGCGCCCGACACGTCCATAAAAAAACAGCCCTTTACGCTTGCGCACATCGGCGCTATGGACTGGGCGCCCACAGCCGAGGGTGTGCGCTGGCTTTGCCGCGAAGTGTGGCCGCTGATTTATGAAATAAATCCTGAAGCGCGGCTGCTGCTGGCCGGCAGGCACCTGCGCGAAGACGATTTGCAATGGAGCGGACCCGGCATTGTGGTACTTGGCGAGGTGGAAAATGCACACCGGTTTATTCAGCAGGCTGCTGTAGTGGCTGTGCCTGCCCGCAGTGGCAGCGGTGTACGCATTAAACTGGCCGAAGCACTGGCGCTGGGCGCTGCCGTAGTAAGCACAACTACCGGCGCCGAAGGCATTCCGGTACACGAACACGAGCACGTACTGCTGGCCGACGATGCACGGGCCTTTGCACATGCCGTAATCCGCCTGTTTGAACACCCCGAAACTGCCGGAAAACTTGGCGAAAATGCACGTAATCTGGCTGCCGAAACGCTCAACAGGCATCGCGCAACCGAAAAATTATGTGATTTTTACACCCGCATTACCCGGCACTGA
- a CDS encoding LptF/LptG family permease: MKTLHRFILRSYLPPFLMTFVISVFVLFMQFLWKWVDELVGKGLDTDVVIELFCYAALSTVPLALPMAVLLSSLMMFGNLAENYELAALKASGISLFRLSRPLIVCTVGIAMGAFLFSNYLLPYTNLKMLSTLFDIRHQKPAMNIKEGVFYDDIDGYSLRISKIGKDGQTLRNVMVYDHTDQMGNTQLTMAETGKMFMSPDQRYLMIELYNGNTYRDVWNQQNAATRKPFMRMHFKTQQARLDLSGFEMQKTDEDLFKDNHQMLNGQQLLSYIDTMKMEMNEDRVKFYNNLSNGYMSRTKKYFKLNDSLKTIPAQGNFLNEFTRQERQKVFEVALNTARNSKSACESKINELEGEHNSITRFRIEFWRKFTLSVACLIMFFIGAPLGAIIRKGGLGMPVVISVGCFILFWVLSITGEKLSKEGTVPPQWGMWLGCAVFMPLGIWLTRKATADSPLFESENYQKLFSRIGKLIPRRKKTLQTEARPANPFTQDDGTDEN; this comes from the coding sequence GTGAAAACACTGCATCGCTTCATTTTAAGGTCGTACCTGCCGCCGTTTCTGATGACGTTTGTCATCTCGGTGTTTGTGCTGTTTATGCAGTTTTTGTGGAAATGGGTAGATGAGCTGGTGGGCAAGGGCCTTGACACGGATGTGGTGATTGAGCTATTTTGTTATGCAGCACTCTCAACCGTGCCGCTTGCGTTGCCTATGGCCGTATTACTTTCGTCGCTCATGATGTTTGGTAACCTGGCCGAAAACTATGAACTGGCGGCGCTGAAGGCTTCAGGCATTTCGCTTTTCCGTTTATCGCGGCCGCTCATTGTGTGTACAGTTGGCATTGCAATGGGAGCCTTTCTTTTTTCCAACTACCTCCTGCCCTATACCAATCTGAAAATGCTTTCGACCCTGTTCGACATCCGGCATCAGAAACCGGCCATGAACATAAAGGAAGGTGTGTTTTATGATGATATTGACGGCTACAGCCTGCGCATCAGTAAAATTGGCAAAGACGGACAAACGCTGCGCAATGTGATGGTGTATGACCATACGGATCAGATGGGCAATACACAACTCACTATGGCCGAAACGGGCAAAATGTTTATGAGTCCCGACCAGCGTTATCTGATGATTGAGCTTTACAACGGCAACACTTACCGCGATGTATGGAACCAGCAAAATGCAGCCACGCGGAAACCGTTTATGCGCATGCACTTCAAAACGCAGCAGGCCCGGCTTGATTTATCGGGGTTTGAGATGCAGAAAACGGATGAAGATCTTTTTAAAGACAATCATCAGATGCTGAACGGCCAGCAACTTCTCTCCTATATTGACACGATGAAAATGGAGATGAATGAAGACCGGGTAAAGTTTTACAACAACCTGAGTAACGGCTACATGAGCCGCACCAAAAAATATTTCAAGCTGAACGATAGTTTAAAGACCATACCGGCACAGGGAAATTTCCTGAATGAGTTTACGCGGCAGGAACGGCAAAAGGTTTTTGAAGTAGCATTAAACACGGCGCGCAACAGCAAAAGTGCCTGCGAATCGAAAATAAATGAACTTGAGGGAGAGCACAATTCAATTACCCGTTTCAGGATTGAATTCTGGCGCAAGTTTACCCTGTCTGTGGCCTGCCTGATTATGTTTTTTATTGGTGCACCGCTTGGCGCCATTATCCGCAAGGGCGGACTGGGCATGCCAGTGGTGATTTCGGTGGGTTGTTTTATTTTGTTCTGGGTGCTGAGTATTACGGGCGAAAAGCTTTCTAAGGAAGGCACTGTTCCTCCGCAGTGGGGTATGTGGCTGGGCTGTGCGGTATTTATGCCTTTGGGAATCTGGCTTACGCGCAAGGCGACTGCCGATTCACCGCTGTTTGAAAGCGAAAACTACCAGAAGCTGTTCAGCCGTATTGGCAAACTTATTCCGCGCCGTAAAAAAACACTGCAGACTGAAGCGAGACCGGCCAATCCGTTTACGCAGGACGACGGAACCGACGAAAACTAA
- a CDS encoding MarR family transcriptional regulator: MNSIHQTSPVNLYGQAAEQIVSIGSKLIYTLNNALKPYQITSQQFAILKILNDAHPTPVSIKQIRSQMPDKMSDVSRIVEKMRTKGLVSREINLDDRRNVDVTISDEGKTILSQSAKAYCDFEKHLKTLSDQEITQLREILRKLQ; encoded by the coding sequence ATGAATTCTATCCACCAAACAAGTCCCGTAAATTTATACGGGCAGGCCGCTGAACAAATTGTAAGCATTGGTAGTAAACTGATTTACACTTTAAACAACGCCCTCAAACCTTACCAGATTACTTCTCAGCAATTTGCAATTCTGAAGATTCTGAACGATGCACATCCCACACCCGTATCCATAAAGCAGATACGCTCGCAGATGCCCGATAAAATGTCGGATGTATCTCGCATTGTGGAAAAGATGCGCACGAAGGGTCTTGTGAGTCGCGAAATTAACCTGGATGACCGCCGGAATGTGGATGTGACCATTTCTGACGAGGGGAAAACAATTCTCAGCCAGTCGGCTAAGGCCTATTGTGATTTTGAAAAGCATCTCAAAACATTGTCTGATCAGGAAATCACACAGTTGAGGGAGATTCTTCGGAAGCTTCAATAA
- a CDS encoding polyisoprenoid-binding protein has translation MKKVLLSLFILAGAMTTGNAQTEWSCDNSHSSVMFAIEHMTVAKTMGWFSDYEIKMTTNKADFSDAVLEVTIKTGSINTGNEQRDGHLKGADFFDAEKNPTITFKSTSFKKVKDNLYEVKGNLTMKGVTKEITLEAVYGGEKKDPYGNVKSGWSVRTKIDRTQFGIAWNVPLEGGGTILGNMVEIMCDIELMKKK, from the coding sequence ATGAAAAAAGTTCTTCTTTCACTCTTTATCCTTGCTGGTGCAATGACCACTGGCAACGCACAAACCGAATGGAGCTGTGATAACTCGCATAGTTCTGTAATGTTTGCCATTGAGCACATGACCGTGGCAAAAACCATGGGCTGGTTCAGCGATTACGAAATCAAGATGACCACCAACAAAGCTGATTTCAGCGATGCGGTGCTTGAAGTAACCATTAAAACCGGCTCAATTAACACCGGCAATGAACAGCGCGACGGTCACTTGAAGGGTGCCGACTTTTTTGATGCCGAGAAAAATCCCACCATTACCTTCAAAAGCACTTCATTTAAAAAAGTAAAAGACAACCTGTATGAAGTGAAGGGCAATCTTACCATGAAAGGTGTAACAAAAGAGATTACGCTTGAAGCGGTATATGGCGGTGAAAAGAAAGACCCTTACGGAAACGTAAAATCAGGCTGGTCTGTCCGCACCAAAATTGACCGTACACAGTTTGGTATTGCCTGGAATGTACCGCTTGAAGGCGGCGGCACCATTTTGGGCAATATGGTGGAGATTATGTGTGATATTGAATTGATGAAAAAGAAGTAA